In the genome of Caenorhabditis elegans chromosome IV, the window ttctcaaaaaaatcgataaactctcagaaaaatcaataaatgctcagaaaaatcaataaattctcagaaaaatcaataaattctcagaaaaatcaataaattctcagaaaattcgataaactctcagaaaaatcaataaattctcagaaaaatcaatacattctcaaaaaaatcgataaactctcagaaaaatcaataaatgctcagaaaaatcaataaattctcagaaaaatcaataaattctcagaaaattcgataaactctcacaaaaatcgataaattctcagaaaattcgataaagtctcagaaaagtcgataatttatctgaaaaatcgataaattttcagaaaaatcaataaattcccagaaaaatcgataaattcccagaaaaatgaataaattctcagaaaaatcgataaattcccagaaaaatcaataaattttcagaagaatcaataaattctcagaagaatcaataaattctcagaaaaaatgaaaaaattggtttaaattcctaggaaaattaatttaattgcctgaaaaatctcaaaaaattcaaaaaaaaacatgttaaaTCTTGAATATTCATATAAATTCCAATCTATTTCCGAATTAAACCATCCAAAATATGTGCCACATCACAGACAGCTCTATCCTGAAGCTTATCAGCCATCAACTGAACACCAATCGGCAGTCCATCTTCCGCAACTCCAACTGGAACAGAAATCGATGGGATCCCGGCCAAATTGGCGGCCTGAGTGAAATAATCATCATTATCCTCCTTCGAGAACAACGTATCCCGTAATTCAGAATATTTCGGCGCTGTTCCAGACGCTGTCGGCGTGACAATCAAATCGACTTCCCGGAAAGCCTGGCGCAACTCGTCGTGGATGATTCTCCGCACTTTTAGCGCCCTTTCAAAGTACTTTTGGCgatatctggaattttttttgttgtaaattttaatagaaattctAGGAAGAACCCCCACTGCTTCATCAGGAAATAATTTCCAGCGAAAATCCGCCGTCGAACAATTGTATTCAGGGCTTCTGACCGGGAAGAAGCATACATTTCGTATGTTGAAGAGTCGCTTGAAGAACGATGGCCATAGGCAACACTGtcgtatctgaaaatttgaatttgtagaAGGAAATCGCGAAAAATGTTATGATTTTAACctctttttaaataattgtttcgcttttttttaaaagaagttttgttgaaaattttcagattttttgaaaaattttcagtaaaaaaacggaaaatttgaaatgtgttGGAGACGGAGCGAAAAgggattttttagaaaaaaaacaattcaaaaaaagtgatttttttttgtttaaaactacGAGAAtgggaaaatataaatttttggtgaaaaattaaaatttttagcatttaataaaaaagtcgttctcgtatttttcttattaatttcagcattttttgcagaaaatttgcagagaattttgtcaaaaaaagttttaaaaaatgtgatttttaaagatgaagtagagccagtggggaaattgctttaaaacacgcctatggt includes:
- the Y41D4A.6 gene encoding Amidase domain-containing protein (Confirmed by transcript evidence) translates to MYASSRSEALNTIVRRRIFAGNYFLMKQWGYRQKYFERALKVRRIIHDELRQAFREVDLIVTPTASGTAPKYSELRDTLFSKEDNDDYFTQAANLAGIPSISVPVGVAEDGLPIGVQLMADKLQDRAVCDVAHILDGLIRK
- the Y41D4A.6 gene encoding Amidase domain-containing protein (Confirmed by transcript evidence); the encoded protein is MARYDSVAYGHRSSSDSSTYEMYASSRSEALNTIVRRRIFAGNYFLMKQYRQKYFERALKVRRIIHDELRQAFREVDLIVTPTASGTAPKYSELRDTLFSKEDNDDYFTQAANLAGIPSISVPVGVAEDGLPIGVQLMADKLQDRAVCDVAHILDGLIRK
- the Y41D4A.6 gene encoding Amidase domain-containing protein (Confirmed by transcript evidence); the encoded protein is MARYDSVAYGHRSSSDSSTYEMYASSRSEALNTIVRRRIFAGNYFLMKQWGYRQKYFERALKVRRIIHDELRQAFREVDLIVTPTASGTAPKYSELRDTLFSKEDNDDYFTQAANLAGIPSISVPVGVAEDGLPIGVQLMADKLQDRAVCDVAHILDGLIRK
- the Y41D4A.6 gene encoding Amidase domain-containing protein (Confirmed by transcript evidence); its protein translation is MYASSRSEALNTIVRRRIFAGNYFLMKQYRQKYFERALKVRRIIHDELRQAFREVDLIVTPTASGTAPKYSELRDTLFSKEDNDDYFTQAANLAGIPSISVPVGVAEDGLPIGVQLMADKLQDRAVCDVAHILDGLIRK